A single Mixta calida DNA region contains:
- a CDS encoding fimbrial protein, whose product MKKLTGAAGGMMLVAMLPASGWAAGCDIDATRTQRVTLPDLLIDPNLPPGSVIGSKIVSLAGAAAQRCSGSISYQSMMTGSWSRPSGVLPDVYETGVPGVGVKISDYLFSDRSVPVSETLTPNPNAPLPGFDIQLLFYRIGDITPGSFPGGEVARFTLPDSSGNAAVALSLQAASGSVRMKSCYAKSPNLIVQLGSVNRRTFVGMGSTVTPTAFNVELICQGDLPVNVSFSTASGASSPEPGIVPIENGEGSASGVAVKVMHRDGSPLRFDTPQPYHLNGEPEIKIPLLATMTPVGNRITPGKVRATMTFTITQN is encoded by the coding sequence ATGAAGAAGTTAACAGGAGCGGCGGGCGGGATGATGTTGGTAGCCATGCTGCCCGCCAGCGGCTGGGCCGCAGGCTGCGATATCGATGCGACCAGAACGCAGCGCGTCACGCTGCCGGATCTGCTGATCGATCCTAACCTGCCGCCGGGCAGCGTCATCGGCAGTAAAATCGTCAGCCTGGCGGGCGCGGCCGCGCAGCGCTGCTCCGGCAGCATTTCCTATCAGTCGATGATGACCGGCAGCTGGAGCCGACCGAGCGGCGTGTTGCCCGATGTTTATGAGACCGGCGTGCCGGGCGTGGGAGTAAAGATCTCTGATTATCTGTTCAGCGATCGGTCTGTTCCGGTTTCGGAGACGCTGACGCCCAACCCGAACGCGCCGCTGCCCGGTTTTGATATTCAACTGCTGTTTTACCGCATCGGCGACATCACGCCGGGCAGCTTCCCCGGCGGCGAAGTGGCGCGCTTTACGCTGCCCGACAGCAGCGGCAACGCCGCCGTCGCGCTTAGCTTACAGGCGGCCTCCGGCAGCGTGCGCATGAAAAGCTGTTATGCCAAATCTCCGAACCTGATTGTGCAGCTCGGCAGCGTTAACCGCCGCACCTTTGTCGGCATGGGCAGCACCGTGACGCCGACCGCTTTTAACGTGGAGCTGATTTGTCAGGGCGACCTGCCGGTCAATGTTTCTTTCTCGACAGCCAGCGGCGCGTCGTCGCCGGAGCCGGGCATCGTGCCGATTGAGAACGGAGAAGGATCTGCCAGCGGCGTGGCGGTAAAGGTTATGCATCGCGACGGATCGCCGCTGCGGTTTGATACGCCGCAGCCTTATCACCTTAATGGCGAACCGGAGATCAAGATTCCGCTGCTGGCGACCATGACGCCAGTCGGCAACCGTATCACGCCCGGCAAGGTACGCGCGACGATGACCTTTACCATTACGCAGAACTAG
- a CDS encoding DUF2501 domain-containing protein produces the protein MKRLLQRVTLTTGMLSFMVAGTALAASWQDQLSSAASQLSQQNSNTTSNTQNGANAQNGLSLSSLAGLLNGGDKAVSSNSMTNAAGIMEYCVKHNVVDNNVASIKDQVLSKLGLQNSTAQAQQPDYQQGLMGLLNTGNGQQLNLKSLSNTPLGEKVKTKACDVVLKQGKNFIS, from the coding sequence ATGAAAAGGCTCTTACAGCGGGTGACGCTGACGACAGGTATGCTCTCTTTTATGGTGGCGGGAACGGCGCTGGCGGCAAGCTGGCAGGATCAGCTCAGCAGCGCGGCGTCGCAGCTGAGCCAGCAAAACAGTAATACCACCAGCAACACTCAGAACGGCGCAAATGCGCAGAACGGCCTGTCGCTCTCCTCCCTTGCCGGCCTGCTGAACGGCGGCGATAAGGCGGTAAGCAGCAACAGCATGACTAACGCCGCCGGCATCATGGAATACTGCGTGAAGCATAACGTGGTGGATAACAATGTCGCCAGCATCAAGGATCAGGTGCTGAGCAAGCTCGGCCTGCAAAACAGCACCGCGCAGGCGCAGCAGCCTGACTATCAACAGGGTCTGATGGGGCTGTTGAACACTGGCAACGGCCAGCAGCTAAACCTGAAAAGCCTGAGCAACACCCCGCTCGGTGAGAAGGTGAAAACCAAAGCCTGTGATGTGGTGTTGAAACAGGGTAAAAACTTTATCTCCTGA
- a CDS encoding tyrosine-type recombinase/integrase — translation MKLNARQVETAKPKDKTYKMADGGGLYLEVSAKGSKYWRMKYRRPSDKKEDRLAFGVWPTVTLAQARTKRDEAKKLLVQGIDPKAEQKEAQAENSGAYTFETIAREWHASNKRWSEDHRSRVLRYLELYIFPYIGSSDIRQLKTSHLLAPIKKVDASGKHDVAQRLQQRVTAIMRYAVQNDYIDSNPASDMAGALSTTKARHYPALPSSRFPEFLARLAAYRGRVMTRIAVELSLLTFVRSSELRFARWDEFDFDKSLWRVPAKREEIKGVRYSYRGMKMKEEHIVPLSRQAVILLEQLKQISGDKELLFPGDHDATKVMSENTVNSALRAMGYDTKTEVCGHGFRTMARGALGESGLWSDDAIERQLSHSERNNVRAAYIHTSEHLDERRLMVQWWADYLDISKHSQVTPYEFGNTLKVKY, via the coding sequence ATGAAGCTCAACGCCAGACAGGTAGAGACCGCAAAGCCTAAAGACAAAACCTACAAAATGGCCGATGGTGGCGGTTTGTATCTTGAGGTTTCGGCTAAGGGTTCTAAATACTGGCGCATGAAATACAGGCGCCCCTCTGACAAAAAAGAGGATCGCCTTGCTTTTGGTGTTTGGCCTACTGTTACGCTTGCTCAGGCTAGAACAAAGCGCGATGAAGCTAAAAAGCTGTTAGTGCAGGGCATAGACCCAAAAGCCGAACAGAAAGAAGCTCAGGCCGAGAATTCAGGGGCATATACTTTCGAAACCATTGCTCGTGAATGGCATGCCAGTAACAAGCGCTGGAGTGAAGACCACCGATCACGCGTCTTACGCTATCTTGAGCTTTATATCTTCCCTTATATCGGTTCATCCGACATTCGCCAGCTTAAAACTAGTCACCTGTTAGCCCCGATTAAAAAAGTTGATGCCAGTGGAAAGCATGACGTCGCTCAGCGCTTGCAACAGCGCGTCACGGCCATTATGCGTTATGCCGTACAGAACGATTACATCGACTCAAATCCAGCCAGTGATATGGCCGGTGCTCTATCGACAACCAAAGCGCGACATTACCCTGCTTTACCCTCAAGCCGATTCCCTGAGTTTCTTGCTCGTCTTGCTGCATATCGTGGCCGTGTAATGACGCGGATCGCGGTCGAGCTTTCATTACTCACTTTTGTGCGTTCCAGTGAGTTACGTTTCGCGCGTTGGGATGAGTTCGACTTCGATAAATCTCTCTGGCGTGTACCTGCAAAACGAGAAGAAATTAAGGGCGTGCGTTATTCGTACCGTGGCATGAAGATGAAAGAGGAGCATATTGTTCCACTTAGTCGACAAGCGGTGATTTTGTTAGAGCAGTTAAAGCAGATTAGCGGTGATAAGGAGCTGCTGTTTCCGGGGGATCACGACGCAACTAAGGTTATGAGTGAAAACACCGTAAATAGCGCACTACGTGCGATGGGATATGACACGAAAACTGAGGTCTGCGGGCATGGATTTAGGACGATGGCGCGGGGGGCGCTTGGTGAATCAGGATTATGGAGTGATGATGCGATAGAGCGCCAGTTGAGCCATTCAGAGCGTAATAATGTACGTGCAGCTTATATTCATACTTCTGAACATCTAGATGAGAGGCGTCTTATGGTTCAATGGTGGGCGGATTATTTAGATATAAGTAAGCATTCTCAAGTCACGCCATATGAGTTTGGAAACACGCTTAAAGTTAAATATTAA
- a CDS encoding ogr/Delta-like zinc finger family protein, with protein sequence MAMKCPECGTTAHTRTSEYQTGTLKKTWYQCRNIDCSCTFTTLESLDSIIMKPQKAAETPEPAPETPKRAPQTLNRYGAASRLSNRQHAPA encoded by the coding sequence ATGGCCATGAAATGCCCGGAGTGCGGCACCACCGCCCACACCCGTACCAGTGAGTACCAGACCGGCACGCTGAAAAAGACCTGGTATCAGTGCCGTAATATTGACTGCTCCTGCACCTTCACCACGCTGGAAAGCCTGGACAGCATCATTATGAAGCCGCAGAAGGCAGCAGAAACACCCGAACCGGCGCCGGAAACCCCGAAGCGGGCACCGCAGACGCTTAACCGCTACGGCGCAGCCAGCAGGCTGTCGAACCGGCAGCACGCTCCCGCCTGA
- a CDS encoding phage polarity suppression protein: MINAITPQDALSQYRSAGESWRILRADRENKQQQLETLFSSEGKPTDYAEQADNLREWQDVLTWQIICAAGDVLQAHRYVIDTCVSEALTAFMDAHGAALTGALAPYLNGPAGLETAMRTLRAAVVREAEISAPVVAEEYQAILNETGLYPDSAVRDDAAAIRTPARDAGYRFRLEKLNAQQEGR; this comes from the coding sequence ATGATAAACGCAATCACCCCACAGGATGCCCTGAGCCAGTACCGCAGTGCCGGTGAAAGCTGGCGCATCCTGCGCGCTGACCGTGAAAACAAACAGCAGCAGCTTGAAACACTGTTCAGTAGTGAGGGCAAACCCACTGATTACGCCGAGCAGGCGGATAACCTGCGTGAATGGCAGGACGTGCTGACCTGGCAGATTATCTGTGCCGCCGGTGACGTGCTTCAGGCACATCGTTATGTGATTGATACGTGTGTGAGTGAAGCGCTGACCGCCTTTATGGATGCGCATGGCGCTGCGCTGACCGGTGCGCTGGCACCTTACCTGAACGGCCCCGCCGGGCTGGAAACCGCCATGCGAACGTTGCGTGCCGCCGTTGTCCGCGAGGCTGAAATCAGCGCGCCCGTGGTGGCTGAAGAATACCAGGCCATCCTCAATGAGACAGGGCTGTATCCTGACAGCGCAGTGCGCGATGACGCTGCCGCCATCCGCACCCCGGCCAGGGATGCAGGCTACCGGTTTCGGCTGGAAAAGCTGAATGCACAGCAGGAGGGCCGCTAA
- a CDS encoding phage polarity suppression protein translates to MTDTTRTPTTDAIAALPAATQQALERVKSSKSAWLAARQKQADAAGMAETIRKRRGETEAEARAQNEEWRQLFRENQGAMTPRMKKLRAEIALGRETLDEFDDLLAAHQAETETLPWTTGDRAVAYTSAHQSLINAHARHVWAQFMKEHGQALIHALSLRWLAMRNEHDGGVEGVNDSTTMFRQFIHEEIMTKAVDHNPSAEGDALLEETGLYPAPQAYSDARLAPTPAARHRMRVKQQKAAGDKA, encoded by the coding sequence ATGACCGACACCACCCGGACCCCGACCACTGATGCCATTGCCGCCCTGCCTGCCGCCACACAGCAGGCGCTGGAGCGCGTAAAAAGCAGCAAATCCGCATGGCTTGCCGCACGCCAGAAACAGGCAGATGCCGCAGGCATGGCGGAGACCATCCGCAAACGCCGTGGAGAAACGGAGGCAGAAGCCAGAGCGCAGAACGAAGAATGGCGCCAGCTGTTCCGTGAAAACCAGGGCGCAATGACGCCACGCATGAAGAAGCTGCGCGCCGAAATTGCGCTGGGCCGCGAAACGCTGGACGAATTCGATGACCTGCTGGCCGCGCACCAGGCCGAAACTGAAACCCTGCCCTGGACCACCGGCGACCGGGCTGTGGCCTATACCAGCGCGCACCAGTCCCTGATAAATGCCCATGCCCGTCACGTCTGGGCGCAATTTATGAAAGAACACGGCCAGGCGCTGATACACGCCCTGAGCCTGCGCTGGCTTGCCATGCGGAACGAACACGACGGAGGGGTTGAAGGGGTGAATGACAGCACCACGATGTTCAGGCAGTTCATCCACGAAGAAATCATGACGAAAGCAGTGGACCACAACCCGTCGGCTGAGGGCGATGCGCTGCTTGAAGAAACCGGGCTGTATCCGGCCCCGCAGGCATACAGCGATGCGCGCCTGGCCCCCACTCCCGCAGCCCGCCACAGAATGAGGGTTAAGCAACAGAAGGCCGCAGGAGATAAAGCATGA
- a CDS encoding helix-turn-helix transcriptional regulator, translated as MHSTLSAHSSAPAAPVMPATMPVQERFMRLPEVIHVCGLSRSTIYDLISRDAFPAQISLGGKNVAWLASEVSAWMNERIAARGQERAA; from the coding sequence ATGCACAGCACGTTATCCGCACATTCTTCCGCTCCGGCGGCCCCGGTTATGCCTGCAACGATGCCGGTTCAGGAGCGCTTTATGCGCCTTCCGGAAGTCATCCACGTCTGCGGCCTGTCCCGCTCGACCATTTATGACCTTATCAGCCGCGACGCCTTTCCGGCCCAGATTTCCCTGGGCGGCAAGAACGTGGCATGGCTTGCCAGCGAGGTAAGCGCCTGGATGAACGAACGCATCGCCGCGCGCGGTCAGGAGCGTGCCGCATGA
- a CDS encoding ash family protein, translated as MLFFPAFPGLHAGAFPWYSISAVAKSAAGIGVPNTTLATPDAPCVFFCVCALMHPFFAQWLVIPCACRVMVAQAGASHEAPVSNVAGYANPVWATTSEIGVSGGSSKLLTLEIALMATVLNSPHPQFSLIFAARLPVREGRA; from the coding sequence ATGCTGTTTTTTCCTGCTTTCCCCGGCTTGCACGCCGGGGCCTTTCCCTGGTACAGTATTTCCGCTGTCGCAAAATCGGCAGCCGGGATTGGCGTCCCGAATACAACATTGGCGACACCAGACGCGCCTTGCGTCTTTTTTTGTGTCTGTGCCCTGATGCACCCATTTTTCGCGCAATGGCTTGTAATCCCTTGTGCCTGTCGAGTAATGGTGGCTCAGGCGGGGGCTTCTCACGAAGCGCCGGTTTCCAATGTTGCCGGTTACGCCAACCCTGTCTGGGCTACCACCAGTGAAATTGGCGTTTCCGGTGGTAGCAGCAAGCTACTAACATTGGAGATTGCCCTTATGGCTACGGTCCTTAACTCCCCACACCCTCAGTTCTCACTGATCTTCGCCGCCCGCCTGCCGGTCCGGGAGGGGCGCGCATGA
- a CDS encoding DUF5375 family protein — protein sequence MNTHALSPDLRAALSRRAVACAWLSLCRRQQRYPMLTLTRLEQAIENELEGFYLRQHGRVRGQEIACALLDDLLATGPLKSAPCLSFLGQVVMDELCGRLESTPLLH from the coding sequence ATGAATACCCATGCCCTTTCTCCTGACCTGCGCGCTGCGCTTTCCCGCCGGGCGGTGGCCTGTGCCTGGCTTTCCCTGTGCCGCAGACAGCAGCGCTACCCCATGCTGACGCTAACGCGTCTTGAGCAGGCGATTGAAAACGAGCTGGAAGGCTTTTACCTGCGCCAGCATGGCCGGGTGCGCGGGCAGGAGATTGCCTGCGCGCTGCTGGATGACCTGCTGGCCACCGGGCCGCTGAAGTCAGCCCCGTGCCTGAGCTTTCTGGGTCAGGTGGTGATGGACGAGCTGTGCGGACGTCTGGAAAGCACGCCGCTGCTGCACTGA
- a CDS encoding phage/plasmid primase, P4 family: protein MKMTVSDAAKAARGHWPRILPALGLNVVKNRHMPCPVCGGTDRFRFDDQEGRGTWLCNQCGAGDGMDLVKKALRINLTEAAARVNGLTGNLPPVDDTAVAPADAEDDEAARETAAALAQELVSSAREAAGNAYLSHKGWPEQSCLTLTKPQKIAITIYRPGDMMVPLHDMSGQLVNVQLINAEGVKRTLKGGQVKEACHIFGSGKPAKRIWLTEGYATGLTVHNLSGDEVWVALSSSNLLSLAGLAREKHATLPLLIAADRDLNGDGQRKAQKAAEACNATVALPPVFGDWNDAYTQQGEAVTRQALREAAVPPAASPFDVMSEAEFTAMSASEKAERVAEHYRSNLAVDASGEILCRYEAGAWKVISGNQFGRDVAQLFQRLRAPFSAGKIAGVVDTLKLMLPQQAAPQRQLIGFRNGVLDTRTGLFSPHRRENWLRTVSDVDYTRPVEGETLERHAPHFWQWLDRAAGRNAEKRDIILAALFMVLANRYDWQLFLEVTGPGGSGKSIMSDIATMLAGADNATSATIETLESSRERASVIGYSLIILPDQEKWSGDGAGLKAITGGDAVSVDPKYKDAYSTHIPAVILAVNNNPMRFTDRSGGVSRRRVILHFPEIIPANERDPQLKEKIQSELAVIVRQLMQRFRDPQDARRLLQSQQNSGEAMRIKRDADPMVDFCGYLFATAEPTGLHMGNASIRPLQPRRYLYHAYLAYMEANGYRNPLSMKSFSQALESILREYGLNYLKRRTKTGIQTNLDLTDESSTDWLPKCDDPAAA, encoded by the coding sequence ATGAAAATGACCGTATCAGACGCGGCAAAAGCCGCCCGGGGCCACTGGCCCCGCATTCTGCCCGCACTGGGCCTGAACGTGGTGAAGAACCGCCACATGCCGTGCCCGGTGTGCGGCGGCACCGACCGCTTCCGCTTTGACGACCAGGAGGGGCGCGGCACCTGGCTCTGCAACCAGTGCGGGGCCGGTGACGGCATGGACCTGGTGAAAAAGGCGCTGCGCATTAACCTGACCGAGGCCGCCGCGCGCGTGAACGGCCTGACCGGCAACCTGCCGCCGGTGGATGATACTGCCGTTGCCCCTGCAGACGCCGAAGATGATGAAGCGGCACGCGAAACTGCCGCCGCGCTGGCCCAGGAGCTGGTAAGCAGCGCCCGTGAAGCCGCCGGTAACGCCTACCTGTCTCACAAGGGCTGGCCTGAGCAGTCCTGTCTGACGCTGACGAAGCCGCAGAAGATAGCGATAACCATCTACCGTCCCGGCGACATGATGGTGCCGCTGCATGACATGAGCGGTCAGCTGGTTAACGTGCAGCTCATTAACGCGGAGGGCGTCAAGCGCACCCTGAAGGGCGGACAGGTTAAAGAGGCCTGCCACATTTTTGGCAGCGGAAAACCGGCAAAACGCATCTGGCTGACCGAGGGATACGCCACCGGCCTGACGGTGCATAACCTGAGCGGCGATGAGGTGTGGGTTGCCCTGTCGTCCTCTAATCTTCTTTCCCTGGCTGGCCTGGCGCGGGAGAAACACGCCACGCTGCCGCTGCTGATTGCCGCCGACCGGGACCTGAACGGCGACGGCCAGCGGAAGGCGCAGAAGGCCGCTGAAGCCTGCAACGCCACGGTGGCGCTGCCGCCGGTGTTTGGTGACTGGAACGATGCGTACACGCAGCAGGGCGAAGCAGTTACCCGGCAGGCCCTGCGTGAGGCCGCCGTACCGCCTGCGGCCAGTCCGTTTGACGTGATGAGCGAGGCGGAGTTTACCGCCATGAGCGCCAGCGAGAAGGCAGAGCGCGTGGCGGAGCATTACCGCAGCAATCTTGCCGTGGACGCCAGCGGGGAGATTCTCTGTCGCTACGAGGCAGGCGCCTGGAAGGTGATTTCCGGTAACCAGTTCGGGCGCGACGTGGCGCAGCTGTTCCAGCGCCTGCGCGCGCCGTTCTCAGCGGGCAAAATCGCGGGCGTGGTGGACACGCTGAAGCTGATGCTGCCGCAGCAGGCCGCACCACAGCGTCAGCTTATCGGCTTTCGCAACGGCGTACTCGATACGCGCACCGGCCTCTTCAGCCCGCACCGCCGGGAAAACTGGCTGCGCACCGTCAGCGACGTGGACTATACCCGCCCGGTAGAGGGCGAAACGCTGGAGCGCCACGCGCCGCACTTCTGGCAGTGGCTGGACCGTGCCGCCGGGCGTAACGCGGAGAAACGCGACATCATTCTGGCCGCGCTGTTTATGGTGCTGGCGAACCGCTACGACTGGCAGCTGTTTCTGGAGGTGACCGGTCCCGGCGGCAGCGGCAAAAGCATTATGTCAGATATCGCCACCATGCTGGCCGGTGCGGATAATGCCACCTCCGCGACCATCGAGACGCTGGAATCGTCGCGTGAGCGCGCGTCCGTTATCGGCTACTCACTGATTATTCTGCCGGACCAGGAGAAGTGGAGCGGCGACGGCGCGGGCCTCAAGGCGATTACCGGCGGTGATGCGGTGTCCGTGGACCCGAAGTACAAAGACGCCTACTCCACGCACATCCCGGCGGTGATTCTGGCCGTGAACAACAACCCGATGCGCTTTACCGACCGCAGCGGGGGCGTGTCGCGCCGCCGGGTGATCCTGCATTTCCCGGAAATCATCCCGGCAAACGAGCGCGACCCGCAGCTGAAGGAAAAGATACAGTCAGAGCTGGCCGTTATCGTGCGCCAGCTGATGCAGCGCTTCAGGGACCCGCAGGACGCCCGCAGGCTGCTTCAGTCGCAGCAGAACTCCGGCGAGGCGATGCGCATCAAGCGCGACGCTGACCCGATGGTGGACTTCTGCGGCTACCTGTTTGCCACCGCTGAGCCGACTGGCCTGCACATGGGCAACGCCAGCATCCGCCCGTTACAGCCCAGGCGCTACCTCTATCACGCCTATCTCGCGTATATGGAAGCCAACGGCTACCGCAACCCGCTCAGCATGAAATCATTCAGCCAGGCACTGGAAAGTATCCTGCGTGAGTACGGCCTGAACTACCTGAAGCGGCGCACGAAAACAGGAATACAGACCAACCTCGACCTGACGGATGAAAGCAGCACTGACTGGCTGCCGAAGTGTGACGATCCGGCAGCAGCCTGA
- a CDS encoding STM2901 family protein, translating into MDTVEELGGTYFYKGMFNLTAGELFFFVFLDEAQKQLGVEDIATLALIILGQPTQSTRAKPAGTTKGTSILSANLRVWLKIRVHRWPTLTTESIKRLKFTYVNNLGAFAGRWIPILGIGFIMNDVTQIAWKTTHNYNLIAKKGDKLW; encoded by the coding sequence ATGGATACAGTTGAAGAGCTAGGCGGCACATATTTTTACAAAGGAATGTTTAATCTCACCGCAGGGGAGCTTTTTTTCTTCGTGTTTTTGGATGAGGCTCAAAAACAACTTGGTGTAGAGGATATAGCTACATTAGCACTGATAATTTTAGGTCAGCCAACCCAAAGTACGCGAGCGAAACCAGCCGGGACGACGAAAGGAACGTCAATCTTGAGCGCAAATCTTCGCGTTTGGTTAAAAATCAGGGTACACCGCTGGCCTACCCTTACAACTGAGAGCATTAAACGGCTAAAGTTTACTTACGTTAATAATCTGGGTGCTTTTGCTGGACGCTGGATACCTATACTTGGGATAGGTTTTATAATGAATGATGTGACTCAAATCGCATGGAAAACGACCCATAACTATAACCTGATTGCAAAGAAAGGTGACAAGCTATGGTAA
- a CDS encoding DUF1493 family protein yields the protein MVKDTTESAVLEWYDNNYNSKPLFSREKPELTLETSLSTGKYPWARETGDEIMKDYFERFNVDNSEFDFIAYWPYEKGLLPNFLRPKSQKIPNVEPKPLTLRMLIESAKAGRWLFS from the coding sequence ATGGTAAAAGACACGACAGAAAGCGCTGTTTTGGAATGGTATGACAATAACTATAATTCTAAACCTCTTTTCTCAAGAGAGAAGCCTGAGTTAACGCTTGAAACCAGCCTATCGACAGGAAAATATCCCTGGGCCAGGGAAACAGGTGATGAAATTATGAAAGATTATTTTGAACGTTTTAATGTTGATAATAGCGAATTCGACTTTATTGCATATTGGCCTTATGAAAAAGGTTTGCTGCCTAACTTCTTAAGACCTAAATCTCAAAAAATCCCCAATGTTGAACCAAAGCCTCTGACGCTTCGTATGCTCATTGAATCAGCAAAAGCTGGTCGTTGGCTTTTCAGCTAA
- a CDS encoding IS1-like element IS1A family transposase (programmed frameshift), with product MASVSITCPSCSATDGVVRNGKSTAGHQRYLCSHCRKTWQLQFTYTASQPGTHQKIIDMAMNGVGCRATARIMGVGLNTILRHFKKLRPQSVTSRIQPGSDVIVCAEMDEQWGYVGAKSRQRWLFYAYDRLRKTVVAHVFGERTMATLGRLMSLLSPFDVVIWMTDGWPLYESRLKGKLHVISKRYTQRIERHNLNLRQHLARLGRKSLSFSKSVELHDKVIGHYLNIKHYQ from the exons GTGGCTTCTGTTTCTATCACCTGTCCCTCCTGTTCAGCTACTGACGGGGTGGTGCGTAACGGCAAAAGCACTGCCGGACATCAGCGCTATCTCTGCTCTCACTGCCGTAAAACATGGCAACTGCAGTTCACTTACACCGCTTCTCAACCCGGTACGCACCAGAAAATCATTGATATGGCCATGAATGGCGTTGGATGCCGGGCAACCGCCCGCATTATGGGCGTTGGCCTCAACACGATTTTACGTCACT TTAAAAAACTCAGGCCGCAGTCGGTAACCTCGCGCATACAGCCGGGCAGTGACGTCATCGTCTGCGCGGAAATGGACGAACAGTGGGGCTATGTCGGGGCTAAATCGCGCCAGCGCTGGCTGTTTTACGCGTATGACAGGCTCCGGAAGACGGTTGTTGCGCACGTATTCGGTGAACGCACTATGGCGACGCTGGGGCGTCTTATGAGCCTGCTGTCACCCTTTGACGTGGTGATATGGATGACGGATGGCTGGCCGCTGTATGAATCCCGCCTGAAGGGAAAGCTGCACGTAATCAGCAAGCGATATACGCAGCGAATTGAGCGGCATAACCTGAATCTGAGGCAGCACCTGGCACGGCTGGGACGGAAGTCGCTGTCGTTCTCAAAATCGGTGGAGCTGCATGACAAAGTCATCGGGCATTATCTGAACATAAAACACTATCAATAA
- a CDS encoding RNase A-like domain-containing protein, protein MVVGAHSLDSVHAAAQQMISGRDTRSATYQLAVSAARQLGADEDTALKIGMTVDIAVPIGFAIVIGAARVAAVKAGRVRLIEHESLTGLKPGGHTLANHVGKTDSELLARFEQNKRLMMSSTFKNLNVAESVISRALYINRDGIKSALAGGKRGVRLTINYPAGREIGYGYARGNTQRINMYAVRIVIDIQEYKGKPYYILTAFPTP, encoded by the coding sequence ATGGTCGTTGGCGCTCATAGCCTGGATAGCGTACATGCCGCAGCTCAGCAGATGATATCCGGTAGGGATACGCGTTCAGCTACATATCAGTTAGCAGTGAGCGCAGCCCGACAGCTAGGGGCTGATGAAGATACAGCATTAAAAATAGGCATGACGGTTGATATTGCTGTTCCGATTGGATTTGCAATAGTTATTGGCGCAGCAAGAGTCGCAGCTGTCAAAGCTGGCCGTGTCAGGCTGATCGAGCATGAATCCTTAACCGGATTAAAACCGGGCGGTCATACTCTGGCAAATCATGTAGGCAAAACAGACAGTGAACTGTTGGCTCGATTTGAACAAAATAAGCGGCTCATGATGTCGTCAACATTTAAAAATCTGAATGTTGCTGAGAGCGTTATTTCACGGGCGCTTTATATTAACCGGGATGGTATCAAATCTGCATTAGCTGGCGGTAAGCGAGGTGTACGTCTTACTATCAACTATCCTGCCGGACGTGAAATAGGATATGGATATGCCCGTGGAAATACCCAGCGAATAAACATGTACGCTGTACGTATTGTTATTGATATTCAGGAATATAAAGGGAAACCTTATTATATTCTTACCGCCTTCCCGACCCCATAG
- a CDS encoding contact-dependent growth inhibition system immunity protein produces the protein MQSFYHLDQLIQGYFNQDHDIINDDKDTVEGIIGLFIKAAPEWMLKELIEEVDDFIDSYKGHLNEEFKNRYGYDFSPELWETTAYDFLITVRRLALSSM, from the coding sequence ATGCAAAGTTTTTATCACCTTGATCAATTGATTCAGGGCTATTTTAATCAGGATCACGACATCATTAATGATGATAAGGACACGGTTGAAGGCATCATCGGATTGTTCATAAAAGCTGCGCCGGAATGGATGTTGAAAGAGCTGATAGAAGAAGTCGATGATTTTATAGACAGCTATAAAGGGCATCTGAATGAGGAGTTTAAAAACCGATATGGCTACGATTTTTCACCGGAGCTTTGGGAAACGACAGCTTATGACTTCTTGATAACGGTGCGCAGACTGGCGCTTAGCAGCATGTAA